DNA from Campylobacter sp. RM5004:
AATGGGCGATTATATGTATTTTTACTTAAAGTTGTATAAAAAAATAATAATAATTTTTATTGTTTTTTAAATTTTGTTTTTGTTGAATATTTTTTAATTTATTATTAGTATTTAATGATAATCTTTTAGGAATTTGATAAAACAAATTCCTAAATTATCCTTTATAAACATCTTTGTATTTTTCTTTGATTGCGAATATTTCTTCTTTACAAGCAAAAAATGCTTCAACAACCTTAGGGTCAAACTGAAAACCTGAATTATCACTAATGTATTTGCAAACTTCATCTAAAGGCCAAGCTTTTTTATAGCATCTATCACTTGCTAGAGCATCAAACACATCAGCTAATGAAACAATTCTTGCATAAATATGAATATCTTCACCTTTTTTACCCATAGGGTAGCCACCACCCGCAAATTTTTCATGGTGTTCGTGAGCTATGATTGCTGCTGCTTCCATGATTTTACCCTTAAATCTATGTAGCATTTCATAACCAATTTGAGCATGTTTTTGCATTGTTCTAAACTCTTGTTCATCAAGTCTTCCTGGCTTATTAAGTATTGCATCAGGAATTCCTATCTTACCTATATCATGAGTAGGTGCTCCATAGCTTATAAGTGTTACTTCTTCTTCACTTAAGCCCATTTGTCTTGCTATTGCTTCACTAATTTTTCCAACCCTTTTTACATGATTTCCTGTTTCTTCGCTTTTACTCTCTACCATTTCAGCTATTGAGTAGATTAAGTCTTTTTGAGCGTTTAGGATATCTTCTTGAAACTTCATACCTTCATAGATTTTGCCAGAATAATCAGCTGCAATTCTTAAATAATCTAAGTCATCTCTATCAAAGTTATTATTAATATTTGTTAGTTTATTTAAAGCTTGAAATACTCCTATTACTTCATGCTCGCTATTTAAAATAGGCATTGCTAGAATTGATTTAGTGCTATATTTTGTTCTTTCGTCGTTTGTGCTATCAAAATATGGATTACTCTTAGGATTATTTTCTAATATAGCTTCTTTTGTTTCGATTACACGACCAACAATACCTTTTCCAAAAGGAACTCTTATTTCATTTACGCCATCGGCATGTAATGTGTAGTATTCTTTTCTTTCATTATCTATAAACCATACACTACATCTATCTGCTTGAATGTTTTGCTTAACCATTGTTCCTAAAGTATTTAGGTTCGCTCTTGAGTCTGAATTCTTAGAAATTTGTGAAAAGCATTCAAGAATGGTTTCGAGTTTTTGTTCTTGGTCTAGATTATGTCTTTTTAAT
Protein-coding regions in this window:
- a CDS encoding HD domain-containing phosphohydrolase, which produces MNIFNTHRIVFEGSSVSKYLSDNLTCIQFSLSGVIDAGFLPKPTNDNFIKHVFISHTHLDHICAIALYVDNYFLKLQDSICLYASKESIQSLKDHFFNNKIWPDFSKIKLANGKYAITYKEINIGDKILIDDVYIEPVMSYHSEGSYGFIMSYGNDSIYFTSDTYYHEGIVELINSRKDIKQVIADVSFDSSYEKLARDSKHLTPKLLKKIQDETRKDVIFHVYHIKYCFKERIEEELKELDILKEYGMIIKNGSFMQFNTNYNSDKAVINVLKRHNLDQEQKLETILECFSQISKNSDSRANLNTLGTMVKQNIQADRCSVWFIDNERKEYYTLHADGVNEIRVPFGKGIVGRVIETKEAILENNPKSNPYFDSTNDERTKYSTKSILAMPILNSEHEVIGVFQALNKLTNINNNFDRDDLDYLRIAADYSGKIYEGMKFQEDILNAQKDLIYSIAEMVESKSEETGNHVKRVGKISEAIARQMGLSEEEVTLISYGAPTHDIGKIGIPDAILNKPGRLDEQEFRTMQKHAQIGYEMLHRFKGKIMEAAAIIAHEHHEKFAGGGYPMGKKGEDIHIYARIVSLADVFDALASDRCYKKAWPLDEVCKYISDNSGFQFDPKVVEAFFACKEEIFAIKEKYKDVYKG